In a single window of the Chaetodon trifascialis isolate fChaTrf1 chromosome 19, fChaTrf1.hap1, whole genome shotgun sequence genome:
- the pum2 gene encoding pumilio homolog 2 isoform X2, with amino-acid sequence MSVPCSILGMNDVAWQETRGGMLHANGAPETGGVRVHGGGPLATVGAGQAPGVPHLQGMDRVVNPTPGTPQPPLSGRSQDDATVGYFFQRQPGEQLGGCTPSKHRWPTGDANHVDQVRAVDEMNYDFQALALESRGMGELLPAKKLWDSDELAKDGRKGMLLGEEWRDNAWGSSHHSVSQPIMVQRRPGQSFHGNGDANSVLSPRSEGGGLGVSMVEYVLSSSPGDKMDGRYRNGGYGGGDVDQDGRDKNDAQEKVSPFEEDKSPEMKVGEESDPTKANGRGLLNGMDRDCKDFNPTPGSRQASPTEAVERMGPSQTGLEMMGQHHPHVLQQHNPNQNKAPAEDFQNQEAQSMGGMEQQAGVESLQFDYAGNQIQVDSSGTPVGLFDYNSQQQLFQRSNPLTVQQLTAAQQQQYALAAAQQQHLAGLAPAFVPNPYIINAAPPGTDPYTAAGLAAAATLAGPTVVPPQYYGVPWGVYPANLFQQQAASTANHSANQQQSSQGPGPGQPQVMRTGTNQRPLTPGQGQQSQQESLAAAAAANPALAYTGMPGYQVLAPAAYYDQTGALVMGPGARTGLGGPVRLVQTPLLINPAAAQAAAVSASGSSNNMSGPPANGLYRSMPQPQPQPQQQQAPPPSSGLPSSSFYGSGSVPNTSQSSSLFSHTSAAPPPSSSLGFSSTGGSLGVGLGSALGGFGSSVSSSTSSSVSRRDSLLASSDLYKRGGSSLTPIGQPFYNSLGYSSSPSPIGLTPGHSPLTPPPSLPSSHGSSSSLHLGGLTNGSGRYISAAPGAEAKYRSAGGTSSLFNSSSQLFPPSRPRYSRSDVMPSGRSRLLEDFRNNRFPNLQLRDLPGHMVEFSQDQHGSRFIQQKLERATPAERQMVFGEILQAAYQLMTDVFGNYVIQKFFEFGSADQKLALATRIRGHVLPLALQMYGCRVIQKALESISSDQQVISDIVRELDGHVLKCVKDQNGNHVVQKCIECVQPQALQFIIDAFQGQVFVLSTHPYGCRVIQRILEHCTQEQTLPILEELHQHSEQLGQKYQGVSLEMTPKTYYTVSRDALFKDQYGNYVIQHVLEHGRPEDKSKIVAEVRGKVLVLSQHKFASNVVEKCVIHSSRAERALLIDEVCCQKDGPHSALYTMMKDQYANYVVQRMIDMAEPAQRKIIMHKIRPHIATLRKYTYGKHILAKLEKYYMKSGSELGPIGGPTNGLM; translated from the exons ATGAGCGTTCCATGCAGCATCCTAGGTATGAATGACGTGGCCTGGCAGGAGACAAGAGGTGGGATGCTGCATGCAAATGGTGCTCCTGAGACCGGCGGTGTCAGAGTTCATGGTGGAGGGCCCCTAGCCACAGTTGGAGCTGGACAGGCTCCTGGAGTCCCACATTTACAGGGCATGGACAGGGTTGTTAACCCTACCCCAGGTACCCCGCAGCCACCACTGAGTGGACGGTCTCAGGATGATGCCACAGTTGGATACTTCTTCCAGAGGCAGCCTGGAGAGCAGCTTGGAGGTTGCACACCCAGCAAGCATCGCTGGCCAACTGGAGATGCCAATCATGTTGATCAG GTCCGTGCTGTGGATGAAATGAACTATGACTTCCAAGCTCTTGCTCTGGAGTCCAGGGGTATGGGAGAG CTTCTGCCAGCAAAAAAGCTCTGGGATTCTGATGAGTTGGCCAAGGATGGAAGGAAAGGGATGCTTCTTGGCGAGGAGTGGAGGGACAATGCATGGGGATCATCTC ATCATTCAGTGTCTCAGCCAATCATGGTGCAGCGGCGACCAGGCCAGAGTTTCCATGGGAATGGTGATGCCAATTCTGTGCTTTCACCTCGCTCAGAAGGTGGAGGCCTGGGGGTGAGCATGGTGGAGTATGTCCTGAGCTCCTCTCCTGGTGACAAGATGGATGGTCGCTACAGGAACGGTGGCTAT GGTGGAGGAGATGTTGACCAAGATGGGAGAGACAAGAATGATGCCCAGGAGAAAGTGTCCCCCTTTGAAGAGGACAAGAGCCCGGAGATGAAGGTGGGAGAGGAGAGTGATCCCACGAAAGCCAACGGAAGAGGTCTTCTGAATGGCATGGACAGAGACTGCAAAGATTTCAA TCCAACCCCTGGAAGCCGTCAAGCTTCCCCCACTGAGGCCGTGGAACGGATGGGTCCCAGTCAGACAGGGTTGGAGATGATGGGACAGCACCATCCCCATGTCCTCCAACAACACAACCCCAACCAAAACAAGGCCCCAGCTGAGGACTTCCAGAACCAGGAGGCCCAGAGCATGGGAGGTATGGAGCAGCAAGCCGGTGTGGAGTCCCTCCAGTTCGACTATGCCGGCAACCAGATCCAGGTGGACTCCTCCGGGACTCCAGTAGGATTGTTTGACTACAATTCTCAACAGCAG ttgttCCAGAGATCTAATCCCCTGACTGTTCAGCagctcactgcagctcagcaacAACAATACGCCCTGgctgcagcccagcagcagcatctcg CTGGCCTTGCTCCTGCGTTTGTGCCAAACCCATACATCATCAATGCTGCCCCCCCTGGAACCGATCCCTACACTGCCGCtgggctggcagcagcagccacacttGCAG GGCCCACAGTGGTTCCACCACAGTACTATGGTGTTCCTTGGGGTGTGTACCCGGCCAATCTTTTCCAGCAACAGGCTGCATCAACTGCCAATCACTCAGCTAATCAGCAACAATCCAGCCAGGGTCCAGGGCCAGGCCAGCCACAG gtgaTGCGCACTGGAACCAACCAGCGACCTCTTACGCCTGGGCAAGGCCAACAGAGTCAGCAGGAATCTctagctgcagcagctgctgcaaacCCTGCATTGGCATACACAGGCATGCCTG GATATCAAGTGTTGGCCCCTGCAGCCTATTATGACCAGACTGGGGCCTTGGTGATGGGCCCTGGTGCCCGAACTGGTCTAGGTGGGCCAGTTCGTCTAGTCCAGACCCCTCTACTCATCaaccctgcagcagcacaagctG ctgcgGTGTCAGCATCTGGCTCCAGTAACAACATGTCTGGTCCTCCAGCCAACGGGCTGTACCGCTCAATGCCTCAACCTCAACcccagccacagcagcagcaggctccCCCACCCAGCAGTGGCCTACCTTCCAGCTCATTCTACGGCTCTGGATCAGTCCCCAACACGTCTCAGAGCAGCTCACTTTTCTCACACACTTCTGCTGCACCTCCACCAAGCTCATCCCTGGGCTTCAGCAGTACCGGCGGCTCTCTCGGTGTAGGCCTGGGCTCTGCTCTTGGAGGCTTTGGCTCTTCTG tttCCAGCTCTACCAGTAGCAGTGTATCTCGCAGAGACTCCCTGTTGGCAAGTTCTGATCTTTACAAACGTGGCGGCAGCAGTTTAACTCCCATCGGCCAGCCCTTTTACAACAGCCTGGGTTACTCCTCCTCACCTAGTCCCATTGGCCTCACACCAGGTCACTCCCCACTCACTCCTCCACCATCTCTGCCCTCCTCCCATGGATCCTCTTCTAGCCTTCACCTAG GTGGCCTGACAAATGGCAGCGGGCGTTACATTTCTGCAGCGCCTGGAGCTGAGGCCAAGTACCGGAGCGCCGGCGGGACATCCAGTCTCTTTAATTCCAGTAGCCAGCTGTTCCCACCGTCTCGGCCTCGCTACAGTCGCTCTGATGTCATGCCGTCTGGGCGCAGCCGCTTACTGGAAGACTTCAGGAACAACCGCTTCCCAAACCTCCAGCTCCGTGACCTGCCGGGACACATGGTGGAGTTCTCTCAAGACCAGCACGGATCCAG ATTTATCCAGCAGAAGCTGGAGAGGGCCACCCCTGCTGAGAGGCAGATGGTGTTTGGAGAGATTCTGCAAGCAGCATACCAACTGATGACTGATGTGTTTGGGAATTATGTCATCCAAAAGTTCTTTGAG TTTGGAAGTGCAGACCAGAAGCTGGCTTTGGCTACACGTATCCGTGGACACGTCCTTCCCCTGGCTTTGCAGATGTATGGTTGCAGGGTCATTCAGAAAGCCCTGGAGTCCATTTCCTCAGACCAGCAGGTAATT AGTGACATTGTCCGCGAGCTTGATGGCCATGTGTTGAAGTGTGTCAAGGACCAGAATGGCAACCATGTGGTGCAGAAGTGTATTGAGTGTGTCCAGCCCCAAGCCCTACAGTTCATTATTGATGCCTTTCAGGGACAG gtgtttgtgcTTTCCACACACCCCTATGGCTGCAGAGTTATCCAAAGGATTTTGGAGCACTGCACCCAGGAGCAGACCCTGCCtatcctggaggagctgcatCAGCACTCTGAACAGCTGGGCCAG AAATATCAAGGCGTATCATTGGAGATGACACCCAAAACATATTATACAGTGTCCCGTGATGCACTGTTCAAG GATCAGTATGGTAACTACGTCATTCAGCATGTTTTGGAGCATGGCCGACCAGAAGATAAGAGCAAGATAGTCGCAGAGGTTCGCGGAAAGGTTCTTGTCCTCAGCCAACACAAATTTGCAAG TAATGTTGTGGAGAAGTGTGTGATCCACTCTTCGCGTGCAGAGAGAGCTCTGCTGATAGATGAAGTGTGCTGCCAGAAAGACGGGCCCCACAGCGCCCTGTACACCATGATGAAGGACCAGTACGCCAACTATGTTGTCCAAAGAATGATTGACATGGCAGAACCTGCTCAGCGCAAAATCATCATGCACAAG